Within Sphingobium sp. SCG-1, the genomic segment CGCCGGTGCGCGCGGCTTGTCGTTGCGCATGGCCGAGCCAATGACGTTGCGGTGGATTGCGCGCTGCACAGCCTGGATGGTGCGGACTGCCAGCATCCGCCGGGTGCGGATCCGGTGGAGCAGCGGATCAGGGTCGCCGCCAGCAGCGAGTTCGGTGGCGAGGATATTCGCTGCAGCGACTGCGTCCTGGATTGCAAGGTTAATGCCCACTCCCCCGACTGGCGACATTGCGTGCGCGGCATCGCCAATCGCGAGGAGGCCCGGCCGGTGCCAACGGAGCAATCGATCGAGTGAGACAGTGAGGAGCTTTACATCGCCCCAGTCGGCGATGGCTCCGATATTCGCCGAAAGCGACGGAACTGGCGCAGCCACATCGTCCCGGAAGCGTTCGATCCCAGCGGCGCGTACCCTGTCCGCCGCGCCTTTCTCGATCACGCGTGCACACTGGAAGTAGTCACCCCGGTCGATAGTAACGATCATCTCGCCCCGGTTGATATAACCTTGGGTACGGTTGTCTGCCGTCCGCGCCTTGGGCACGCGGAACCAGAGCACGTCGATAGGCGCGCCAAGGTCCTGCAGTGGCAATGCGGCCGCCGCACGCATGCGGGAACTGCGACCGTCGGCGGCGATGACCAGCCTTGCCTCCAGCGCTTCACCATTTGCAAGCCTAACACCCTCGATTCGTTTCGTGCCCTCTATAAGGCCGACCGCTTCGGCTTCCATGCGCAGGGTGAAGGAGGGGAACCGCCGCGCGGCATCCGCCACGAAGTTGAGGAAATGCCACTGTGGCATCATCGCAATGAAAGGCGCCCGGCCCGGAAGGTAGCTGAAGTCGGCTATCCGGTATTCGCGGCCCCCGATTACAGCGCCAACCGCGGATATCTTGTCATGCTCGCGGGCAAGCAGTGCCTCGAGAAGGCCGAGCTCGTCGAACAGGTTCAACGTCGATGGGTGAACGGTGTCGCCGCGAAAATCTCGCAGGAAGTCGGCATGCTTCTCCAGCACGAGGGTTTGCACGCCCGCGCGGGCGAACAGTAGGCCAGCCATCATTCCAGCGGGGCCGCCGCCGATGATCACAACAGGAGATCGGGTTCGATCACTCATGCACGCAACCTACGCCTTGTCTCCGGTGATCGCAAAGTGGCAGTTCCGGGGGAAGTGACCCAGAAGCTGCCGGTCCGCACCTTGGAAGCTAAAAGTAGCCTCTGAGTGGCTTGGATGGGTCGACCGCGACGCGATGCATATGTCTGCCATCCTGACTATCGATGCTGCAAACCTTACATTTCCTATCGGTTAATTTCGCATCGGCAGAGTTGTTAATTGGGCAGGTTATTGCCGCGCGTTTCTAGCTCTATGAACGACTGACGCAATAACTCCCCCAAGCCTCCATCAGTTTGACGCGGGCACCTGGCTGATTTTCTGTGCCTAGATATGTCGTGCGGCGGTAGGCCGCCTGCACAGCGTCAGGTGTCTTGTGAGCCAGAGCAGCCTCGACAACGGCATCGGCAAAGCCTTCATTTGCTGCCCAGTCCGTAAAGCTCGAACGAAAACCGTGAACGTGAAATGGCTCGCTCATGTCTCGCAGAACCTTCAGCAGAGTCATGTCTGACATCGGATTGCCAGCCACGCCGGGGAAAACGACATCTGTATCCGGAAGTTGCAGCGCACGCGCTTTCGTGAGCACCGCCAAAGCCGCGTTGGAGAGTGGAACCACATGCGCCTT encodes:
- a CDS encoding FAD-dependent oxidoreductase — translated: MSDRTRSPVVIIGGGPAGMMAGLLFARAGVQTLVLEKHADFLRDFRGDTVHPSTLNLFDELGLLEALLAREHDKISAVGAVIGGREYRIADFSYLPGRAPFIAMMPQWHFLNFVADAARRFPSFTLRMEAEAVGLIEGTKRIEGVRLANGEALEARLVIAADGRSSRMRAAAALPLQDLGAPIDVLWFRVPKARTADNRTQGYINRGEMIVTIDRGDYFQCARVIEKGAADRVRAAGIERFRDDVAAPVPSLSANIGAIADWGDVKLLTVSLDRLLRWHRPGLLAIGDAAHAMSPVGGVGINLAIQDAVAAANILATELAAGGDPDPLLHRIRTRRMLAVRTIQAVQRAIHRNVIGSAMRNDKPRAPAVIQLLQAIPALQALPAWLLGLGIQREHVHSPDASRRA